The stretch of DNA CAGATGTGACAGCGCTCGACGCTCTGCGCGCCAAGTATGAAAACGAAGTGAAGCAGCACGGCGGACGCTTGACCCTGACGGTATTCGCCTTGAAAGCGATTGCCAGCGGGCTGAAAAAATATCCACAATTCAACGCCAGTCTCGACGAAAAAACAGGCGAACTGATCTTCAAACACTACTACAACATCGGCGTAGCAGTGGCTACTGAGCGCGGTTTGATTGTGCCTGTGATTCGCAACGTCGATCAAAAGAGCATCATTGAATTGTCCAAAGAACTGGCAGAACTGTCCGAAAAGACCAAAGCCGGCAAAGTGGAATTAGAGCGTTTGCAAGGCGGTACATTCACTTTGACGAACATTGGTGCAATCGGCGGAACAAATATGGTGCCGATGATCAATCATCCTGAGGCAGCCATTCTGGGAATGGCGAGAGCCGCACAAAAACCTGTTGTTCGCAATGGAAACATAGAAGTCGGGCTGATTATGCCACTGGCACTTTCATTCGATCATCGCATCGCCGATGGTGCCGAAGCTGCCTTCTTCGTGCAGCATGTAGTTAAGCGGTTACAAGAGCCGTTCACCTTTCTTTTGGAGGCCTAGAGAAATATGGTCGTAGGCGAAATGGTGCAGGAAATCGACCTGGTCGTGGTCGGCGCGGGTCCTGGAGGGTACACGGCAGCCTTGCGTGCAGCCGAGCTGGGCATCAAGACTATCCTCGTTGATGCCATGCCCAAGCCAGGCGGAGTCTGTCTCCACATGGGGTGCATCCCATCCAAGGCACTTCTGCACGCAGCAGAAATCATCAACACCACTCAGAGTGCAGCTAAATTCGGCTTGCACTTCGAGAAGCCGAAACTGAACGTCGAAGAGTTGCGCAACTGGAAACTGAGCGTCACAGACAAACTTGCGCAGGGCATAGTCGGCATGTGCAAGAGCGGACAGGTCGAGATCATTCACGGCAATGCCCGTTTTGACGATAATCGCAGTCTGCGCGTCGAAAAAGACGGAGAAAGCGCCACTCGCATCAAATTCAAACACGCTATCGTCGCCACTGGTTCACGCCCGACGGCGTTGCCCAGACTGTTCAAAAAGCCTGAAGACATGAACAGTCCACGCATTATGGATTCGACCGGCGCTCTCAAGCTGGAAGAAGTGCCCAAAACATTATTGGTCATTGGTGGTGGCTACATCGGTCTTGAGATGGGCACTGTCTACGCAGCTCTGGGCAGTGAAGTGACAGTTGTCGAAATGACTGACGGACTTTTGCCGGGTGTCGATCGAGACCTGGTCAAACCACTGGCTACACAGCTGGCTGCTTCATTCAAAGCTATCCATCTCAGCTCAAAAGTAACCAGCCTGGAAGACACCGGCAGCGGTGTTAAAGTCGGACTGGAAGGCAAAGATTTGCCTGAATCGATGACATTCGATCGCGTCTTGATTGCCGTCGGAAGGGTGCCAAACACCGACAATATAGGTCTCGAGAATACAGCTGTCGAAATCGACAAACACGGATTCATCCAGATCGACGCCACCTGTCGAACGGCTGATAAACGAATTCTCGCCATTGGTGACGTATCAGGGCAGCCGATGCTTGCCCACAGGGCAATGAGACAGGGTCAGGTCGTCGCCGAAGTTCTGGCCGGCCGGAAGTCTTCTTTTGACAACCGAGCCATTCCAGCAGTCGTTTTCACGGAGCCTGAAATCGCCTGGTGCGGAATCACCGAGACTGAAGCAAAAGCTGCCGGTCGCGAAGTGGGAGCCGCCAAATTCCCATGGTCTGCTTCAGGAAGAGCGATGACACTGGCTGAGCCAATCGGACACACTAAAGTCATTTACGACCCTGAAACAACACAAGTTCTGGGCGTTGGCATGGTCGGGCCGCGAGCCGGCGAGCTGATTGCAGAAGCCGTGGTGGCAATCGAGATGGGCGCCGTTCTGGAAGACCTGATAGTGGCCATCCACCCGCATCCAACATTATCAGAAACAGTAATGGAAGCTTCGATGACGGCGATGTCTCGCATCGAACGAAACCGAAACAGAGAAACGGAAAAGCAGCCAACACATGGCTGATCACTGTTAAGATTAACCCTGTAACGCTCATGCACAATGAGTGCTATGGTTTGGCATGGAAATGCTTAGCCATCCTTAGAAGGGGGCATAAACTTCTCGGCGTTCTAAAAGAACTGTAGTTTTGCACAGGAAAGGCGAACAGGAGTAGCAATGGCAGACCCAAATGCCCCGGCCCAAGAAAACTTTGGCTCGGCGGCAAATTTGATGGCTGAGGCTCTGGATAAAGCCAGCGCCGAACTTGACAAGACTGTACGAACTTGCATCGATCAACTCGTGTTGTCTAACGAAGCTCTTGAAAAATCCTTGAGCCAGCAGCTTCTCAAGGTTGTCGAGCAGTCCAAAAACTTTATCGATGCCAACATAGAAGATTTGACGAGCCATCGCGAAGAGCTTCTCGACCGGCTTACAGAGTTTGAGCGCACCGAAATCGACACAATGATGTCAGCGGCCAGAGAAGTGCGCCAACAAGTTTTCAGCCGCGGTCAACAAGCCAGCGAGACGATCACGAAGCTTGTCGAAGAGCAACTGGCTGAGCTTCGAACCCTAATCGAGAATCCGGAAGCACGCTTCGTCCACTTCGCCGGTCGAGGGCTGGAGACGTTGAACAAATTTTCGGCCGACAGTCGTGCTCAAATCGAAGAATCAGAAACAGGTCTCGAGCAAGTTCTGACGACCAAGGCTCAAGCGCTGGATGCAGCCGTTGCCATCGTCATCTCCGAGACGAAAAAAGGCATCGAAGAGACACTCGAAAAATACAACACTGAAATGGAAGAAAAGATCACGAGCGTGGTCGCCCATCTCACCGAGGTCGTCAACACCACAGTCAAAGAGCTGGAAGAAGAAGCAGCCCGAGGCGCTCAAGCCGTAGAAAAAGCCGGCGCGGCCGGTAAAGCCAGGCTGATGGGAAGACTGGAAGAGTGGAAAAAAGACTCAGCTGAAATAAGTGACAATTTCCGCAACACCATCACTTTCGAAGCTACAAGCTCACAGCAAAGCCACGCCACAAAGCTCGAGCGGAAGGTGAACGAAGTAAAAGACGAAATCAACCATATCGCGACTGACGCCAACGCCAAGATCACCGCCAGTCACAAGCTCTTTTTGAGTTCCTTGAAGCGGCTGGAAAAGAAGTATAACGACCGTCTGGAACGGCTTCTGAGCAAGTTCGACGCGGCCATGGCGGAAGAAACGCGTTTGCCGAGCGGCACTGACGGGTTGGCCGCTCATGAACTGAGAGAATTGATGCACGCTCGACTGACCGCACGAGGCAAAGAAGTTCTCAAGACATTCCAACGCACAGTCGATCAATTGGAATCGGAATATGCTCGCACCAGCAGTGGTTCCAGCGAACGCATCGAAACAGTGAAATCGGCAGCCACAGAGTCTTTAGACAAGCATTCGAGAATGATGAAAAACGAGCTGGAGCGAATCTCGCGCAGTTTTACAAGCGAGTTGAATGAATTGACTTTGCAACTGCCCCAGATCGAAGAAGCTGGAAGAGCAGCAGCTCTGGCCGTAATGGCTTACCGCAGTGCCATGTTGCAGTTTGAAAGAGATTAGGTAAAGGAGCAATTGATTAAATGACCTTTGCAGGCAAAAAATTCAAAAACCTCTTCGACGGCGGGCAAGAGCGGCTCAAGGAAATCGAGCGCACCGTATCCGAAAACCTGAAACAAACGGCGAACGAGCACAGCAGCTCTCGAAAAAATGGTGACAGCAGCTCAATCAGCTTGATCGAAAACAAGTCGAAGGAGCTGGAAGCCGACCTGAAAAACTTCATGGATAAGAGCATCGAAAGATTGCAAAAAACCATGGAAGTGGAAGTCAAAGAGACGGAGGATCACCTCGGCTCAGTCAAACTCGATCTGAGCAATCTCTCCGATAAACTCAAACATTCAATCGCTGATTTGAAGCGATCTTATGATGACCAGGTGCACCATATACGCACCACGTTAGCAGATCAATATGAAGGTGCAATCGAGAATACAAACGTCGAGCTGGAAAAACAAGATCACGCCATCGGCAAGCATTTGCGCGCTCACGGCACCTTTGTCATGAATTCACTGCAACAAAAACTCGACCATAGCCTGTGGGAATCACGGGGAGAAGAGAAACAATATAACAGCTCCTTGTTTAAGACCTTCATGCAGAAGGCCAACACGATAGATACGCACTTCTCGCAACTGATGCAGAGGTTATCCGACGACTTTCAGACCCACTACAAGGCTCTCGAAATCACGACTTCCGAGACCGAACTCGATCTGAATCAGCAATCGCACGCACTGCTCACGCAGGTCGGGCAGCACTCATCTGAGCTGGAAGCGGAGATTCAAGAATTCTTCAAAAATACGATGGAAGGTCATCGCAAAACACTTGACGAAAGCCTGGCCAATATCGCTCAAGATCTGAGCAGCGTTCATGATTCAACAACCAAGCGTCTTTCTGAACAAACTCGAGAAATGACGGCTAGTCTGCTCACAGCCTCCGGCGATGCCAGAACGCACCTGGGAGAGAAGTGCGCAGTTCTGCGTGAGCAGGTCGACGAACGCTTGCAATCGTTCTTCTCACGATGCACAGACCGGGTCAGCGCCAGTGCCATTTTGAAAGACGCCCTGGAGAAAGAGCAAAACACAATTTATCAAAACGTGCGCACTGAACTGGCAGATATCCGCTCCAGTTTCGAAAAACGCATGACAGCTCTCATGACCGATGCAGTCAAGCGTGTGCATTCCATAACAGAGGAGGCAGAGCGCGACATCTCGGCAGTGCAGCATGTCTGCCAGAACCAACTGCGTGTCGACAGCGTCGGCAGCAAAAACGAAATCGACGCCGCCATTTCCAATTTTCTGACCCTGCTTTCGGCGCAAAAGAACCTTGCGCTGGAAGAAATCGCCAAATCGGCTACTGGCACTGGACAAGCAGACAGAGCCAGCGAAGCTAAAGCGAAAAGACGTAAACCTAAAGATCCGACAGCACCGCCTGCCAATCCAGACACTCCATAACAAAGGTAAGTTGAAGTAGATTTATGAGCTCAATGCTTCGCCAACATCACGTTAGAATCCAGGACCTGGTCAGCTATTTGCGAGGTTATGACCCGGCCAAGCCTCAGTCGGCAGAAGAATGGTCAAAGAAAGAGAGTGCTGGTTTCGAGCCAGGTATGTTGATATTTTGCCTGGAGCGCGTCTCGGCACCGTCTGGTCTGGCATTCGGCAAAAAGGAGACAGAAGGAGAGACTTATCGCGTCAAAGACTTGTGCGTTGTTGTTGGCAGAGACAACAACCGGTCCCTTGTCGTCAACATAACAGCCAGCGCCTTCGAACTGCGCTACCTGGAAGTTTTGATGTTGGAAAAGGCTCGCAAAGCTATTCTGGACGGCAAAGATTTTCTCTATGTTGCTGTCAAACCGGCACAGGCGCTGGGTGATGCAAAACTGCGGGAAATCGAAGAGCTGGGCGCCATGTACGCTCAGGGTGGTTCTCGACGCAGCCTGGTTGTCGATGCTTCCGGTCCCCAGGAGCCGGCCGTAGCATTGCTGGCAGCACTCGGAGTCAAACTCAGCATTGGCGGCATCGCCAAACAAGTGCTCGATATCGGTTCAATCTGTCATATGCTCTTCACGCCGGAGGGTCGGCAGGAAGACAAAAACAAATCGATTGTGAAAAGCTGCTTCACGCCGATTCCAAACAATGAGCCAATTGGAAAAAGTGGACAGACCTCGGCAGTATCGCCTCAACAGGCACCAGTAGCGCCACCACAGCAGCGCATCAGACCTGCTGCACCACCGCCACAGCAACCGGTCCAAGACTGGGGAGCTCCACCGAGCAGCGGCTGGGCGCAAGACATCCAGTCACCACCTGATACGGCAGCGACGGCGCCTTCGTTTGGATACGAACAGCCGGCCGAGCCACAGGCATTCGATTTCTCTCAACCACCGCAACCGGCACCAGCTTTTGGTTACGAACAAGGAGCAGAGGCAACTCCTCCACCTAACGCAGGGTTCGGCTACGATCAGTCCACGCCGGGCTCTGAGCCAACGCCGTGGAATCAATCTGCCGGCAGTGCCGCTGCCGGTTTTGGACTATCGGGACTGAATCCGTTTGCGCCGCCCGACGAGTCTGAAACTGTTAACAGACCTGAAACCCATGCCGATTTTGCCAGTCAATTCAAAGACGATTTAGACAAAGGATTCGCCAGCGACACGGCGGCTAAGTTAGATGACGGACAAGCCGGATCTGACAAATGGGCAATGGAACCGCCCACCGATTTCGCCATGGAAGCGCAGAAATTCTCGCCTCCACCCGATCTTCCATTCACCAGCCCGACTCAAAAGTATCAAGAAGATCAATTCCCACCATCGACAGTTTTCAATGAACAGCAATTCGGAAATGATCACTTCAAGACCCCTGATTTCGGAAGCCCGGTTAACCTGGGCCCGGTTAACGCCGATTTGAACGCCCCTCCGCAAGAAGCTTTCTCGTCATTCCCGCCCATTCCGCCTGCCAATCTGGCTTCTGATGATGTTTTTCAACCGCCCTATGCAGGCGCCACTACCACTGGTGAATTCCAGTTACCCACAGAATTGACGGCGAAATTAGATCCACAGAATCAATTATTCCAAGCGCCGGAAGAATCCGCCGATAGCACCACAAGCGGTGCATCCAGCACAGCCAGCCAGAGTGCAGCGAAAGCGACCGCGCCCGATACCGCAGCCGCTCCTGCAGTGCCTGAAGTCAACTTCGGCTTTGATGCATTCAACCAACAGCCGCCTTCAGAATTCGTCGATTCGATGTTTGATGCTACCAGTGGTGCATTCGAAAAAACATCGAGAGCGATGAGCTTCGATGAAGAGATCGAACAACAAGCGGCAGCCGAAGCAGCCACACCTCCTGCACCAAGCAAATCATCGACCAATCTTCCAGCTCAGAATTGGTCCTTGCCGACCGAAGAGTGGGCACAGGCTACGCCATCTACAGACTGGGGCATCGACCAGGCTTCAAGTAAACCGGCAGACGAGCAGGCGTGGACTCGCGAGCCCGAGAGCAGCGGCTGGGCACCTGAACCAGGCGCTCCCGGGTGGGCGCCAGAGCCAGGACCAGAAGCGGGTGCGCCTGAGCCAAGCGGAGCTCCGGCATGGAGTTTCGAAGGAGCAGCTCAAGCACCGGCCTGGACGCCTCAAAACCCCGAACCTGAGGTCAAAACTTCAGCATCCTGGGTACCGTCAGCTCAGCCGGCCGAGACAGCAACTCCAGTCACACCATCAGCTGCGCAAGTCGAAGAAGATGATGAAGACGAAGACACTGCAGATGGAGCACCGTCACTATTTGACAGACTGAACCAGCAGCTTCAGAAGGGCTCCATCTCCGAAATTGAGCCACCACCTGTAGTGCCAGTGTTGCCCGGCAGCGCAGCCGAACAAGCTGCCGCCGTGCCGGAAGCAAGTACGCAAGAACCTGCAAAATCGCTTGTTTCAGGACTCAGCCCCGAAACGATTGCAGCCGCGTCAGAAGCAGTGCCGACAAGCTCAGAGTACGCAAGCACACCGCTGCCTCCTTCGCCGACTGAGCAGAAAGAACAAAAAGTAGAACAGAATCCACCGCCTCTCGGTGTGAGCAAGAAGAATGCTCCTTTGATTTTAGACTGGCCTTCGTCAGCCGAAAACTTCGGAGCGGGAGACACGGCCGACAATCTGCCCTCGGTGCCGGCAGCCGGCATCGCCTCGCCCGGTCCACTTGCCGGTGGCGAATCTGCAACACAGCCTTCGGAAGCAGCAGCAGTTCCTGCAAAAGCTGAAGCAGCGGCAGGCGTCGGCGACACAGAAGCGAGCGGCGGTATTAAACACCTCGCTGAAGCTCTCTCTGGTCTGATGGATAGCGAAGAGCCTCGTCCGATGTCGCCTTTCGCCAACATGCAACTGCCGGCGGCCGAGCCCCCTGCACCACCTGTAGTGCAAGAGACAGCAGACACAACAGCAGCAGAATGGCAGCCCTCTCCAGAAGCAGCGCCAGAACTGCAGAGCGCGCCTATCGCGCCATTCGCTGAAGGCGAACCACTCCTGTCTGCCGATACAATTGCACAGCCTGAACCTATTGCTCAGGCTGCACCAGCACAGCCCGTCGAAGCGGTCACAGCAGCCGAACCAGTCACGCCAGAAGCAGCACAAGCGCCTGCCGCAGTAGTCGAGCCCGTTGCACCACCTGAACCTGCGCCCGAAGAAGAGGTAGAAGAAGAGGAAGAGATGAGCCCGAGCGCCGTACTCGCGGCCAAGGGATTCCAGGAACCTCGCCTTGTCATGAACGAAATGGCGAGCCTGATGAGCAAGCTGGAACAGCAAGTTCAAAAAGCCGCCAAACGCTTGAACAGTCGCGCCGAAGAGATAAAACAGAGACTGCTCGCGCAAGTCGACAGCCTTGTCGCCGACTGCACCCAGATCGAGAAAGAAAGCCAGCGATCCACAACCAACTTATCGCAGCGATTGATCAAACAGCTTGACGACGTTTGCGAAGAATCCCGATTGAAGGTCTCGGATGTAGCTGCGAATGGACGCTACACGATCAAGCAGCTGCTCACCTCAAATCAAACCAATGTCGATGAGACGAAGAACACACTTTACGAGTCTCTGCGAGAAGCCTGCAAGCAATTTAGAATCGAAACTGAAGCGCTGGCACGCACAGCTGAAAACGATCTCAATGACCTGGTCAACGCACGCACAGAGGAATTGAACAATCTCGTCAAAGAGATGAATGCGAACCTCGATCAGACAAACAGTAATTACATCGAAAAACTGAATGCCCGCTTTGAACGTTTCAAAGAAAGAATGTCAGACGAGGCCAGCTCCGTTATTCGCTCGCTAGAACGCAACGTGCGTTCAATGGTCGAAGAGATAGACGGCAGCTGGGATAGAGCCTCAGACAAACTGAAGACGAGCAAGAGCGATTTCGAACAAACCATTCAACACTCTGTCAAAACAGCTGAGCTGAACTTATCCCAGAGCACACGTCTGATTCTAACCAACGCGCTGATACCGAAACTGCGCGAGAGACAGCAAGTGCTGCGTCTGACGGCTGTCGATCTGAGCAAGCGCTTCAGTGACGAATCCGAGAGACAGGTGAGCGGGCAGATTCTCGGGCTGGAAGCAAGCTTAGGAGCGGCTCGCCAGCAGCTGCAAACGCTTGTCGATGACTGCATGTCCAGCATCGACTCGGTCGGTCGCGGGCAACAAGCTGGTCTGGAAGATATTTTCAAAGAAACGAGCGCCCATGCCGAACGTGCTACAACTGAAGTGACTGAATTCCTCAGCAAAATCGAAACTCAAATCAACGAGAACGAGCAAACATGCAAACGACTGGCAGAACAGTCAAGCATCGACAATGATCCTGCACTCTCAGCCGAGCGCAACGAAGCCATACAACGCGTACAGCAGCTGAGACAGCAGGCTAATTCAGAGCTGAGCAACGCCATCGATGAAGGCTGCGCAAAATTAGAGAGCCTCTCCAACTCAATCCAGAACGAAGTCACTGCCATGCGGATCGAGCAGACTCAAGCAGTGCGTGACGCAGCAGAAAATGGTCTGACAAGAGTGCGAGATGCCATCCAGGAAGCATTTAGCGCGATCCAGGCAGCCCGCGAAAAATATATGGAATAGCCGTCGCGAAAATTTTATGTGACGCTAGCGGCCCACACCGGTAGCGCCTGAAAATGGCGATACCCAAAGCCATTCTTGTTCTCGCCAATTCGGAAGCGACTCGAAATCAGGCGAGCCGCTCTGACGCGGAGTTTAGATTTCAAGAATTAACGGGCATAGGGTAGAAAAGGAGGTTATTGTCAAGAACAGACATGGGTCTGGACCGTCCAGACCGGACGCCAAAATATCGAGGACCGTATCCTGGACGTATATCCCGATCATCAAGTGCCTCCACCGCTTCCGCAATTCGCGCAGGAGCGTACTGGGCTCGATTACGACGCCGAGCAGGAGGAGATTTACCTTTACCACGGAACCAATTGCTATCGCCGATGGGAAATCAATCGCTCCGGGGCGATCGAGCCAGGGCGGAGCAATTACAGCTTTTTCTGTGCTCGACCCGCCGACGCTTATCGCTATGCCCGAGCGGCATCTATGCGTGACATGACACCAGGCGCAGTCAATTCGCTGATCTGTGAACCAGTCGTACTGAAAGTACGCTTCAACACTAGAACCTGGCTACAAGTCGACTTTATTCAGGAAATAGGTTTTGTCGAAGATGAAGAGAACGCCGCTCCATCTCTTGGATTATCTATTGCAGTGCTCGGACCGGTTCAGTTTGCCTCTATCGTAGACATACTGCACTGCAGTCATGGCAGACGATTGGGTTGCGCTTCCGAGTCGATCAGAACGTTCGATGATGGCACACTGATGCAGGGAATACGGCAACTCCGAGAGAAACTCTGCAAGAAAAGAGCCGACGCCTGGGTGCTCAAAAGACTGGGAATCTTTACCCAGACCGTGGGTACCAAGCTTCTGGGAGGCGAAATGCCCGAACTCACCCTTGAAGATAACTTGCGCAGATTGAGACAGAGCCAGGTGCGCGCTTAGTATCAATCGAGGATCATTGTGCCATGCCGGCAAAGCAGCTGAAGATGTCGCTACTGCTCGCTTTTCTGGCCCAGTCGGCAGTTTTGCTGCCTCTGCCTGCGGTCGGACAATCGATGAACATGCAGCAAATGGAAAGCGAACTCAATAGACTAGATCCGACACCATCGCTGCCGGTCGTACCACCAAATACGGTGCAAGGACAAAGTCAGGGACAGTTTCCCTATCCATCGCAACCACAATACTCTTACGCGCCCCAACCGCAAACACAATCAGGCTATAGCTTTCCAGGTCAGCCGCTGGTCGGTTATCCAACCACCCAGGCACCGCTTCAGAACACGCAAGCCCAGACACCTTTTTCTCCTCTGCGTGCCTTGTTTGCGGGCGAACAGAAGCCCACGCCGCCACCACGGCCGGTTAGTCCATTGCAGTATGTAATGCAGCAATTCCTTGGCTCGGGATCAAGCAGCGGCAGCGGAGGCTCGGGCAACGATCAGCAAAAGCTCTACAACGCTCAACAGTATCTGCAGACCGCCAACAATCAGGCTTCGAAAGCCTATTATGCCTGCCAGAGGGCCAGTTACGGCTCTGACAAATATGCCAGGAAGCAAGCGGCAGAGGAGGCTTATTACGCTGCTCAAGCAGCTCACTATGCAGCCGAAAGCGCAACGTCGGCCGCGGCAGGTGGATCATCAGCGGCACAAGATGCAGCTGCACAGGCAAGAGATGCGGCAGACCGTGCACAAGCATCAGCAGACCAGGCCAGCTCGAATGCGAACAACGGCGGCGGCTGGTAGTCGCCTCAGTGTGTACACCTCAGGTATTCGCCTATCAATGGACTCCGAAACCAGACTTCTCGAATTTTAGAATCCGTACGAACTGTAAGCGCGACGATGACGAATCGGGGGTGGCGCTGAAGAACTGGATTTGGTGCTGCTGCTGTGACTGGATGGACTGCGTCGCACGCGGGGATGATGAGCATGAGAAGCTGTGGTGGCAGAGGCAGTCACTGGTGGCGTATTTGGTGCAGGCTCCGGATTTGGTTTCTCTGCCTTTGCAGGAGCAGTTTCAGCTGATGGATTTTCCGGCTTGGTAGGCGCCGACGTGGTAACCGCGGGTCGCTCATTCTTCGGTGGCGCAGCGATGGCAGTAGCCGGAGGCTTCTCTTGCACAGGAGTTCCAGCTGACTTAGGCACAGACTCACCTTTGATCGCCGCGGCAGTCGAGCCAGGCAGATTGGCGCTGAGGAAAGTCTGAATTTCGCCTACTTGCGGATTGTCTACACTCAGTGCAGACTTTTTGATGTTCAGAGCAGTACGTCCATACTTATCG from Candidatus Melainabacteria bacterium encodes:
- the lpdA gene encoding dihydrolipoyl dehydrogenase, with the protein product MVVGEMVQEIDLVVVGAGPGGYTAALRAAELGIKTILVDAMPKPGGVCLHMGCIPSKALLHAAEIINTTQSAAKFGLHFEKPKLNVEELRNWKLSVTDKLAQGIVGMCKSGQVEIIHGNARFDDNRSLRVEKDGESATRIKFKHAIVATGSRPTALPRLFKKPEDMNSPRIMDSTGALKLEEVPKTLLVIGGGYIGLEMGTVYAALGSEVTVVEMTDGLLPGVDRDLVKPLATQLAASFKAIHLSSKVTSLEDTGSGVKVGLEGKDLPESMTFDRVLIAVGRVPNTDNIGLENTAVEIDKHGFIQIDATCRTADKRILAIGDVSGQPMLAHRAMRQGQVVAEVLAGRKSSFDNRAIPAVVFTEPEIAWCGITETEAKAAGREVGAAKFPWSASGRAMTLAEPIGHTKVIYDPETTQVLGVGMVGPRAGELIAEAVVAIEMGAVLEDLIVAIHPHPTLSETVMEASMTAMSRIERNRNRETEKQPTHG